From a region of the Daphnia pulicaria isolate SC F1-1A chromosome 1, SC_F0-13Bv2, whole genome shotgun sequence genome:
- the LOC124334054 gene encoding cytosolic endo-beta-N-acetylglucosaminidase 2-like isoform X1: MSMSVPIHSLEELKSWKIATSHAKLEFREKCFAACESGGIFQDCLIKNVPKTLVCHDMKGGYLDDSLIDGCSNQEAYNFIQWSIIDIFVYFSHHFITIPPPCWIHGAHVHGVPILGTIITEWDEGAATCKQIFSSKDSVDDFVSSLTQLTLYHNFDGWLINIENPLEEVSIDNVIYFLRRLKQELVFAGNCGKIIWYDSVTKEGKLDWQNELNENNKYKSCPDSSFMTNQITFLFVTSHRDFFDACDGIFLNYVWKPENLKNSALMAGDRIFDVFVGIDVFGRNCFGGGGFNTNAALSVVRQERLSAAIFAPGWVYECHPVEEFENLSFKFWSLLFPYLNVHGPTSFPIRTSFCPGYGKSKYFGGQLVEDKPWHNISKQQLQPCLAVVRGLFDFETERLGIFKCGSEISIFGKQNLCLTDAFNGGGCLNIESPCAAIFPLFFCHIPVKKLVTIAIVFKGDNKEELSVNLKFTQFRTSHTTNVSCPLTSQMKQFPTTLNGDGCHCSFTISSVNIDCRCDEVVGNLFRSMPNSSSWETRLFKISVSDQTEDCIFLRSIALESQGETECKIGYLCCF; this comes from the exons ATGTCCATGTCAGTTCCGATTCATTCGTTAGAAGAGTTAAAATCTTGGAAGATCGCAACTTCTCATGCGAAACTCGAGTTTCgtgaaaaatgttttgcaGCTTGTGAATCAGGTGGAATTTTTCAGGACTGTCTTATTAAAAATGTTCCAAAAACTCTCGTCTGTCACGATATGAAGG GGGGTTATCTTGATGACAG TCTGATTGACGGATGTTCAAACCAGGAAGCATATAACTTCATCCAATGGAGTattattgacatttttgtCTATTTTAGCCACCACTTCATTACAATTCCACCACCTTGCTGGATACATGGAGCACATGTTCATGGAGTGCCTATTTtag GTACTATAATTACAGAATGGGATGAGGGGGCTGCTACCTGTAAGCAAATCTTTTCTTCTAAAGATTCAGTTGATGACTTTGTTAGTTCTCTAACTCAATTAACACTATATCATAATTTTGACGGTTGGCTTATCAACATTGAAAATCCGTTGGAGGAAGTATCAATAGATAATGTGATATACTTTCTCCGTCGTCTGAAACAAGAACTCGTTTTTGCCGGAAATTGCGGTAAAATAATCTGGTATGATAGTGTTACGAAAGAAGGAAAACTCGATTGGCAGAATGaactaaatgaaaataataagtatAAATCATGCCCAGATTCTTCTTTTATGACCAATCagattacttttctttttgtgactTCGCACAGGGATTTTTTCGATGCATGCGATGGTATCTTCCTGAATTATGTATGGAAGcctgaaaatttaaagaattcaGCCTTAATGGCTGGAGACAGAATCTTTGATGTCTTTGTCGGTATTGATGTCTTCGGTCGTAATTGCTTTGGTGGTGGAGGATTCAATACGAATGCAGCCCTTTCAGTTGTAAGGCAGGAAAGGCTTTCTGCTGCTATTTTTGCACCTGGCTGGGTGTACGAGTGTCACCCTgttgaagaatttgaaaatttgagtTTTAAATTCTggtctcttttatttccctACTTGAATGTGCATGGACCCACCTCGTTTCCGATTCGGACCAGTTTCTGCCCTGGGTATGGTAAAAGTAAATACTTCGGCGGTCAG tTGGTGGAGGATAAGCCTTGGCACAATATCTCTAAACAGCAATTACAACCATGCTTAGCTGTTGTTCGTGGgctatttgattttgaaacggAAAGATTAGGGATTTTCAAGTGTGGATccgaaatttctatttttggtaAACAGAATCTTTGTCTTACGGATGCATTTAACGGCGGAGGATGCCTGAATATTGAAAGTCCTTGCGCTGCAATATTTcc ATTATTCTTTTGCCATATCCCTGTCAAAAAGCTAGTGACTATTGCAATTGTCTTCAAAGGGGATAACAAGGAGGAGCTGTCTGTTAACCTAAAATTTACACAATTTAGGACTTCCCACACAAC CAACGTTTCCTGCCCTCTTACTTCTCAGATGAAACAGTTTCCTACAACTTTAAATGGTGATGGATGTCACTGTTCATTTACCATTTCATCGGTGAACATTGATTGTAGATGCGACGAAGTGGTAGGGAATCTGTTCCGTTCCATGCCCAATTCATCCAGCTGGGAGACAAG GTTATTTAAAATTTCGGTGAGCGACCAAACCGAAGATTGCATATTTTTGAGAAGTATTGCGCTTGAAAGCCAAGGTGAAACAGAGTGCAAGATCGGTTATTTATGTtgcttttaa
- the LOC124336167 gene encoding mitochondrial ornithine transporter 1-like translates to MKFGDKAFFIQIHIMESSTSYSAELKENNERGKFREATVDLIAGSLGGAANVFVGQSLDTVKVKMQTFPALYNNMFSCFKTTFANDGIRGLYAGTVPALAANIAENSVLFAGYGVCQKAVAWAIDTPNVQDLSPLANASAGFFAAFFSSLTLCPTELVKCRLQALQESQSLAKNGKTKVKSVGPWMITREIIKNEGFKGMFRGLVPTFAREMPGYFCFFGGYELCRHLLTPPGKSKDEIGAIRTIICGGVGGISLWVAIFPFDVIKSRVQVSNTASQPMMKMLFHIARTEGVMALYNGLGPTVIRTFPGTGALFLAYETSRKVMNEFFDKM, encoded by the exons ATGAAATTTGGCGATAAAGCATTCTTTATACAGATACACATTATGGAATCTTCAACTAGTTACAGTGCAGaacttaaagaaaataatgaacgtGGAAAATTTCGCGAAGCTACTGTTGACCTTATTGCTGGCTCACTTG gtGGGGCAGCCAATGTTTTTGTTGGGCAATCACTGGACACTGTGAAAGTCAAAATGCAAACATTCCCAG CCTTATACAACAATATGTTTAGTTGTTTCAAGACTACGTTTGCAAATGATGGTATAAGGGGACTCTACGCTGGAACAGTTCCAGCTTTGGCAGCTAACATTGCTGAAAATTCTGTTCTCTTTGCTGGATATGGAGTTTGTCAAAAAGCAGTGGCTTGGGCTATTGATACCCCT AATGTACAAGATCTTAGCCCTTTGGCTAATGCCTCTGCTGGTTTCTTTGCAGCATTCTTTTCCTCACTTACTTTGTGTCCTACTGAATTAGTTAAATGCAGACTGCAAGCACTGCAGGAGTCACAAAGCCTTGCTAAGAATGGCAAAACTAAG GTAAAATCTGTGGGCCCATGGATGATAACAagagaaattattaaaaatgagGGTTTTAAGGGAATGTTTCGCGGCCTTGTCCCAACTTTTGCCAGAGAAATGCCAG gatatttctgtttctttGGCGGGTATGAGCTGTGTCGACACTTACTCACTCCACCTGGAAAATCAAAGGATGAAATTG GTGCCATAAGGACGATTATTTGCGGTGGCGTAGGTGGAATATCTTTGTGGGTCGCGATTTTTCCTTTCGATGTAATCAAAAGCCGAGTGCAAGTGAGCAATACAGCTTCACAGCCCATGATGAAGATGCTCTTCCACATTGCACGGACGGAAG GTGTAATGGCCTTGTACAACGGACTCGGTCCGACAGTTATTAGAACTTTTCCCGGAACGGGAGCCTTATTCTTGGCGTATGAGACTAGCCGCAAAGTCATGAACGAATTCTTCGACAAAATGTag
- the LOC124336328 gene encoding uncharacterized protein LOC124336328 has protein sequence MKRAANCLFAGFVVLALGSIVSGMENNIIISKGYVSKLCIDRCQSSETELVEDCERGCRFFEYAETADLVDFNETAFHLLCVSNCNEAYVVEKNRGVCVSGCNFAKKEVDNIMEMSHHLLEEAEKQMNFLNSIIGMVSSTFWSTEDNENDVPKDLQQHSRVSGQLLDLLGDIPTRGNKLDDKFSAGDVEIINLMGDDMSSVDPAEMTLCATRLWLHRLSFILIVMGSISLLFISIFYLLAFMKHKKSKEIQETTDDTGDLTSLNPPSYETLIKSGYIVEADNYMAPPLNDEKKEKIFAA, from the exons ATGAAACGTGCAGCAAATTGCTTGTTTGCGGGATTTGTTGTCCTAGCCCTTGGTTCTATTGTTTCTGGTATGGAAAACAATATTATCATTTCCAAGGGTTACGTCAGCAAGCTTTGCATTGATCGCTGTCAATCATCG GAAACAGAATTGGTTGAGGATTGTGAAAGGGGCTGCCGCTTTTTTGAATATGCTGAAACAGCAGACCTGGTGGATTTTAATGAAactgcattccatcttctgtgTGTGAGCA ATTGCAATGAAGCCtatgttgttgaaaaaaatcgtGGTGTCTGTGTTTCTGGTTGcaattttgccaaaaaagaagttgacaATATCATGGAG ATGAGTCACCACCTGCTAGAAGAGGCTGAAAAGCAGATGAATTTCCTAAATTCAATCATTGGTATGGTTTCCTCCACCTTCTGGTCCACAGAGGACAATGAGAATG ATGTTCCTAAAGATCTCCAACAACATTCGCGCGTCTCTGGTCAACTTTTGGACCTTTTAGGTGACATCCCTACCCGCGGAAATAAACTGgatgacaagttttctgcagGAGATGTGGAAATTATTAACTTGATGGGAGATGATATGTCATCCGTTGACCCAGCCGAAATGACTCTCTGCGCCACTCGCTTGTGGCTACATCGTCTATCCTTTATCCTGATCGTGATGGGATCAATTTCCTTGCTATTTATTagcattttctatttgcttgCCTTCATGAAACACAAGAAA TCCAAGGAAATTCAAGAAACCACCGATGATACCGGAGATTTGACCAGTTTAAATCCTCCTAGTTATGAAACATTGATCAAGAGCGGGTACATCGTGGAAGCCGACAACTACATGGCTCCTCCTCTCAACgacgagaaaaaggaaaaaatattcgCGGCTTGA
- the LOC124334806 gene encoding methyl farnesoate epoxidase-like isoform X1, whose translation MLPLIVYYFILFLVCWIGLWYIKLLWKPAGYPPGPSGVLSFLALNKQNEPFLSKAMQKLSAEYGPVIGLILLHRKFICVSSRQAAVDALSNTELLGRPKSFDFNLRTKGLIRGVLMTDGDLWKDQRRFTIKHLKDVGVGKSSLEGMILDEIREMISDLKNVVDSSSDGVIKLDNVFTTAVLNILWVMVSSRRFERGDPKMDELATCMHGFMRFSNGGPTWLSLIPILRFIIPELSGYNKLMGYIRPIRSYVEEEVAEHQRTRQADSPRDYIDLYLEKLDEEKSINNSTFDEEQLLATIFDIFVAGSETTSHTLGFSLLFMIFHPKIQEKVQDEIDEILQGRAPSLADRGRLPYTEATLQEIQRLGVVAPVTIPHVAEKDTKCQGYVIPKKAVVFINLWAINNDPEIWPEPTKFLPERHLNDAGEFVKSEKMLNFSLGKRSCIGETLARNSLFLFFTSIMQHFHFEFPNQRDVDEELPSLEPIPGLTLAPRPCFARVIKRSV comes from the exons ATGCTGCCGTTAAtagtttattatttcattttgttcctTGTCTGCTGGATTGGGTTGTGGTACATTAAACTACTGTGGAAACCTGCCGGTTATCCACCAG GCCCATCGGGAGTATTGAGTTTCTTAGCTCTGAACAAGCAAAATGAGCCTTTTCTTTCCAAGGCAATGCAGAAATTGTCGGCAGAGTATGGACCTGTAATAGGCCTTATCCTTCTTCACAGGAAATTCATCTGTGTTTCTAGCCGCCAGGCTGCTGTTGATGCTTTGAGCAACACGGAGCTTTTGGGCAGGCCCAAATCTTTCGATTTCAATCTGCGAACCAAAGGATTGATTCGTG GTGTCTTGATGACTGACGGTGACTTATGGAAAGATCAGAGGCGGTTTACAATCAAACACCTCAAGGATGTTGGCGTTGGAAAATCTTCCCTTGAAGGAATGATTTTAGATGAAATTCGTGAAATGATATCCGACTTGAAA AATGTTGTAGATTCCTCCAGTGACGGAGTAATCAAATTGGACAATGTATTCACCACTGCCGTGCTCAACATATTGTGGGTTATGGTTTCCAGTAGGCGATTCGAGCGAGGAGATCCGAAGATGGACGAACTAGCGACTTGCATGCACGGTTTCATGCGTTTCAGCAATGGTGGACCTACTTGGTTGAGCTTAATTCCGATTTTACGCTTCATCATACCGGAACTTAGCGGTTACAACAAGCTAATGGGGTACATTAGACCCATACGTTCCTACGTCGAG GAAGAGGTTGCGGAGCACCAGAGAACCCGTCAAGCGGATTCGCCTCGCGACTATATTGACCTTTATTTGGAAAAACTTGACGAAGAAAAGTCTATAAATAATTCAACCTTTGATG AGGAGCAGTTGTTGGCCActatttttgacatttttgttgCCGGATCGGAGACGACGAGCCACACACTCGGATTCTCATTGCTCTTTATGATATTTCACCCGAAAATTCAGGAGAAAGTTCAAGACGAGATTGATGAAATCCTACAAGGAAGAGCTCCATCTCTTGCAGACAGAGGAAG ATTACCGTATACGGAAGCTACGCTCCAGGAAATCCAAAGACTTGGGGTAGTAGCTCCAGTTACGATACCCCACGTAGCGGAAAAGGACACGAAATGTCAAGGATATGTCATACCAAAG AAAGCAGTGGTATTTATCAATCTCTGGGCCATTAATAACGATCCTGAAATTTGGCCAGAACCAACTAAATTTCTCCCGGAAAGACATTTGAATGATGCTGGGGAATTTGTCAAGTCGGAAAAGATGTTAAACTTCAGTCTCG GTAAACGAAGCTGCATTGGAGAAACACTTGCGcgaaattctctttttctcttcttcacaTCCATCATGCAACACTTTCACTTTGAATTTCCTAATCAAAGAGATGTGGACGAGGAGTTGCCTTCTCTTGAACCAATTCCCGGCTTGACATTGGCTCCTCGCCCATGCTTTGCCCGTGTAATCAAAAGATCAGTGTAA
- the LOC124334054 gene encoding cytosolic endo-beta-N-acetylglucosaminidase 2-like isoform X2: MSMSVPIHSLEELKSWKIATSHAKLEFREKCFAACESGGIFQDCLIKNVPKTLVCHDMKGGYLDDSLIDGCSNQEAYNFIQWSIIDIFVYFSHHFITIPPPCWIHGAHVHGVPILGTIITEWDEGAATCKQIFSSKDSVDDFVSSLTQLTLYHNFDGWLINIENPLEEVSIDNVIYFLRRLKQELVFAGNCGKIIWYDSVTKEGKLDWQNELNENNKDFFDACDGIFLNYVWKPENLKNSALMAGDRIFDVFVGIDVFGRNCFGGGGFNTNAALSVVRQERLSAAIFAPGWVYECHPVEEFENLSFKFWSLLFPYLNVHGPTSFPIRTSFCPGYGKSKYFGGQLVEDKPWHNISKQQLQPCLAVVRGLFDFETERLGIFKCGSEISIFGKQNLCLTDAFNGGGCLNIESPCAAIFPLFFCHIPVKKLVTIAIVFKGDNKEELSVNLKFTQFRTSHTTNVSCPLTSQMKQFPTTLNGDGCHCSFTISSVNIDCRCDEVVGNLFRSMPNSSSWETRLFKISVSDQTEDCIFLRSIALESQGETECKIGYLCCF, encoded by the exons ATGTCCATGTCAGTTCCGATTCATTCGTTAGAAGAGTTAAAATCTTGGAAGATCGCAACTTCTCATGCGAAACTCGAGTTTCgtgaaaaatgttttgcaGCTTGTGAATCAGGTGGAATTTTTCAGGACTGTCTTATTAAAAATGTTCCAAAAACTCTCGTCTGTCACGATATGAAGG GGGGTTATCTTGATGACAG TCTGATTGACGGATGTTCAAACCAGGAAGCATATAACTTCATCCAATGGAGTattattgacatttttgtCTATTTTAGCCACCACTTCATTACAATTCCACCACCTTGCTGGATACATGGAGCACATGTTCATGGAGTGCCTATTTtag GTACTATAATTACAGAATGGGATGAGGGGGCTGCTACCTGTAAGCAAATCTTTTCTTCTAAAGATTCAGTTGATGACTTTGTTAGTTCTCTAACTCAATTAACACTATATCATAATTTTGACGGTTGGCTTATCAACATTGAAAATCCGTTGGAGGAAGTATCAATAGATAATGTGATATACTTTCTCCGTCGTCTGAAACAAGAACTCGTTTTTGCCGGAAATTGCGGTAAAATAATCTGGTATGATAGTGTTACGAAAGAAGGAAAACTCGATTGGCAGAATGaactaaatgaaaataataa GGATTTTTTCGATGCATGCGATGGTATCTTCCTGAATTATGTATGGAAGcctgaaaatttaaagaattcaGCCTTAATGGCTGGAGACAGAATCTTTGATGTCTTTGTCGGTATTGATGTCTTCGGTCGTAATTGCTTTGGTGGTGGAGGATTCAATACGAATGCAGCCCTTTCAGTTGTAAGGCAGGAAAGGCTTTCTGCTGCTATTTTTGCACCTGGCTGGGTGTACGAGTGTCACCCTgttgaagaatttgaaaatttgagtTTTAAATTCTggtctcttttatttccctACTTGAATGTGCATGGACCCACCTCGTTTCCGATTCGGACCAGTTTCTGCCCTGGGTATGGTAAAAGTAAATACTTCGGCGGTCAG tTGGTGGAGGATAAGCCTTGGCACAATATCTCTAAACAGCAATTACAACCATGCTTAGCTGTTGTTCGTGGgctatttgattttgaaacggAAAGATTAGGGATTTTCAAGTGTGGATccgaaatttctatttttggtaAACAGAATCTTTGTCTTACGGATGCATTTAACGGCGGAGGATGCCTGAATATTGAAAGTCCTTGCGCTGCAATATTTcc ATTATTCTTTTGCCATATCCCTGTCAAAAAGCTAGTGACTATTGCAATTGTCTTCAAAGGGGATAACAAGGAGGAGCTGTCTGTTAACCTAAAATTTACACAATTTAGGACTTCCCACACAAC CAACGTTTCCTGCCCTCTTACTTCTCAGATGAAACAGTTTCCTACAACTTTAAATGGTGATGGATGTCACTGTTCATTTACCATTTCATCGGTGAACATTGATTGTAGATGCGACGAAGTGGTAGGGAATCTGTTCCGTTCCATGCCCAATTCATCCAGCTGGGAGACAAG GTTATTTAAAATTTCGGTGAGCGACCAAACCGAAGATTGCATATTTTTGAGAAGTATTGCGCTTGAAAGCCAAGGTGAAACAGAGTGCAAGATCGGTTATTTATGTtgcttttaa
- the LOC124334806 gene encoding methyl farnesoate epoxidase-like isoform X2, which yields MQKLSAEYGPVIGLILLHRKFICVSSRQAAVDALSNTELLGRPKSFDFNLRTKGLIRGVLMTDGDLWKDQRRFTIKHLKDVGVGKSSLEGMILDEIREMISDLKNVVDSSSDGVIKLDNVFTTAVLNILWVMVSSRRFERGDPKMDELATCMHGFMRFSNGGPTWLSLIPILRFIIPELSGYNKLMGYIRPIRSYVEEEVAEHQRTRQADSPRDYIDLYLEKLDEEKSINNSTFDEEQLLATIFDIFVAGSETTSHTLGFSLLFMIFHPKIQEKVQDEIDEILQGRAPSLADRGRLPYTEATLQEIQRLGVVAPVTIPHVAEKDTKCQGYVIPKKAVVFINLWAINNDPEIWPEPTKFLPERHLNDAGEFVKSEKMLNFSLGKRSCIGETLARNSLFLFFTSIMQHFHFEFPNQRDVDEELPSLEPIPGLTLAPRPCFARVIKRSV from the exons ATGCAGAAATTGTCGGCAGAGTATGGACCTGTAATAGGCCTTATCCTTCTTCACAGGAAATTCATCTGTGTTTCTAGCCGCCAGGCTGCTGTTGATGCTTTGAGCAACACGGAGCTTTTGGGCAGGCCCAAATCTTTCGATTTCAATCTGCGAACCAAAGGATTGATTCGTG GTGTCTTGATGACTGACGGTGACTTATGGAAAGATCAGAGGCGGTTTACAATCAAACACCTCAAGGATGTTGGCGTTGGAAAATCTTCCCTTGAAGGAATGATTTTAGATGAAATTCGTGAAATGATATCCGACTTGAAA AATGTTGTAGATTCCTCCAGTGACGGAGTAATCAAATTGGACAATGTATTCACCACTGCCGTGCTCAACATATTGTGGGTTATGGTTTCCAGTAGGCGATTCGAGCGAGGAGATCCGAAGATGGACGAACTAGCGACTTGCATGCACGGTTTCATGCGTTTCAGCAATGGTGGACCTACTTGGTTGAGCTTAATTCCGATTTTACGCTTCATCATACCGGAACTTAGCGGTTACAACAAGCTAATGGGGTACATTAGACCCATACGTTCCTACGTCGAG GAAGAGGTTGCGGAGCACCAGAGAACCCGTCAAGCGGATTCGCCTCGCGACTATATTGACCTTTATTTGGAAAAACTTGACGAAGAAAAGTCTATAAATAATTCAACCTTTGATG AGGAGCAGTTGTTGGCCActatttttgacatttttgttgCCGGATCGGAGACGACGAGCCACACACTCGGATTCTCATTGCTCTTTATGATATTTCACCCGAAAATTCAGGAGAAAGTTCAAGACGAGATTGATGAAATCCTACAAGGAAGAGCTCCATCTCTTGCAGACAGAGGAAG ATTACCGTATACGGAAGCTACGCTCCAGGAAATCCAAAGACTTGGGGTAGTAGCTCCAGTTACGATACCCCACGTAGCGGAAAAGGACACGAAATGTCAAGGATATGTCATACCAAAG AAAGCAGTGGTATTTATCAATCTCTGGGCCATTAATAACGATCCTGAAATTTGGCCAGAACCAACTAAATTTCTCCCGGAAAGACATTTGAATGATGCTGGGGAATTTGTCAAGTCGGAAAAGATGTTAAACTTCAGTCTCG GTAAACGAAGCTGCATTGGAGAAACACTTGCGcgaaattctctttttctcttcttcacaTCCATCATGCAACACTTTCACTTTGAATTTCCTAATCAAAGAGATGTGGACGAGGAGTTGCCTTCTCTTGAACCAATTCCCGGCTTGACATTGGCTCCTCGCCCATGCTTTGCCCGTGTAATCAAAAGATCAGTGTAA
- the LOC124336043 gene encoding replication factor C subunit 3-like translates to MSLWVDKYRPNTLAKLDFHLEQGERLQKMVTKGNFPHLLIYGPPGAGKKTRVSALLRELYGPGVEKLRMEHQNFTTPSNKKIEVMTVASNYHIEVNPNDAGIYDRIVIQEMIKNIAQAQQLDIGGQREFKVVILTEVDKLTKDAQHALRRTMEKYMTTCRLILCANSTSKIIAPLQSRCLAIRVPAPSQDDIIKVLQMVSKKEGITLPTDFAIRIAERSERNLRRALLMLEACKVQQYPFSVKQEIVEPDWEVYLRETGQKMVSEQSPKALLEVRGRIYELLSHCIAPEMIIKKLLKEILKNCDGQLKAEVTSMAAYYEHRLCLGSKVIFHIEAFVAKFMAIYKRFLEDSFANMM, encoded by the exons ATGAGTCTTTGGGTAGATAAATATCGTCCTAACACACTTGCAAAACTAGACTTTCACCTTGAACAAGGAGAACGCTTGCAAAAAATGGTAACCAAAGGTAATTTCCCTCATTTGCTTATCTATGGCCCACCTGGAGCAGGAAAGAAAACACGAGTATCAG CACTCCTGAGAGAACTTTATGGACCCGGAGTGGAGAAGTTGCGTATGGAGCATCAGAATTTTaca ACCCCATCCAACAAGAAAATAGAAGTCATGACAGTCGCAAGCAACTATCATATTGAAGTTAATCCAAATGATGCAGGGATCTATGACAGAATTGTTATCCAAGAAATGATCAAGAACATTGCACAAGCACAACAATTAGATATTGGTGGTCAAAGAGAATTTAAAG TTGTTATACTGACTGAGGTTGACAAATTAACCAAGGATGCCCAACATGCTCTCAGGAGAACCATGGAAAAGTACATGACTACCTGTCGCTTGATCCTGTGTGCAAATTCAACTTCAAAAATAATTGCACCACTCCAAAGCAGATGTCTTGCCATAAGAGTTCCAGCCCCTAGCCAAGATGACATCATTAAAGTTTTGCAG ATGGTTAGTAAGAAAGAAGGGATTACCTTGCCCACCGATTTTGCCATTCGTATTGCAGAGAGATCTGAACGTAATTTAAGGAGAGCTCTGTTAATGTTAGAGGCATGTAAAGTACAGCA gTATCCTTTCAGTGTTAAACAAGAGATAGTTGAACCGGATTGGGAAGTTTATCTTCGAGAAACAGGACAAAAGATGGTTTCTGAACAAAGTCCAAAAGCGTTGCTGGAAGTACGAGGAAGAATCTATGAACTTCTATCTCACTGCATTGCCCCGGAAATGATCATTAAG AAACTGCTCAAAGAAATTCTGAAAAACTGTGATGGTCAATTAAAAGCTGAAGTAACTTCAATGGCAGCTTACTATGAAcatcgcctttgccttggaagTAAAGTTATCTTTCATATTGAGGCTTTTGTTGCTAAATTCATGGCAATTTATAAGCGTTTTCTGGAAGATAGCTTTGCTAATATGAtgtaa
- the LOC124336647 gene encoding CD82 antigen-like, whose product MTDEVTFRSQHKILRWSFLCLNVLILLSGIALISLSASSLVQRQEFKKGSDDKQKYLAEDDKYMVTLMNIVVAIAVSVLLIFLSLFGLRGAFGEKKCLISCYLVFVLLNLGFVIVGGIMVLRFSKITENSLKENISNYHHNKTSKMRVDIIRSKLNCCGIHAFYNLTYLQAEKETVTTSCCVPEHREACHEMLKGQTIQLWKWEEISQKIYTEGCLSEITKLSEPISEYILSFFVVFAVFDLAGLLLSVAMCCGV is encoded by the exons ATGACGGACGAGGTTACGTTCCGTTCCCAGCACAAGATTTTACGATGGAGTTTTTTGTGCCTCAACGTGTTAATCCTG TTGAGCGGTATTGCACTAATCTCCTTGTCGGCGTCGTCACTTGTACAAcgtcaagaatttaaaaaaggatcaGATGACAAACAGAAATATTTGGCGGAAGACGACAAATATATGGTTACACTTATGAACATCGTGGTTGCAATTGCCGTCAGCGTTCTACTCATATTTCTTAGCCTATTCGGGTTGCGTGGTGCCTTTGGCGAGAAAAAATGTCTGATCTCTTGC TACCTGGTTTTCGTATTACTAAATCTTGGATTCGTAATTGTGGGAGGAATAATGGTTCTTCGCTTTTCCAAAATAACCGAAAATTCTCTGAAGGAAAACATTTCTAATTATCACCACAATAAAACTTCAAAAATGCGTGTGGATATCATCCGAAGCAAGCTAAATTGCTGCGGAATTCACGCCTTTTACAATTTGACCTATCTCCAAGCTGAAAAAGAAACCGTGACAACTTCATGCTGTGTACCTGAACATAGAGAAGCTTGTCACGAAATGCTAAAAGGACAAACAATCCAATTATGGAAATGGGAAGAAATCAGTCAGAAAATCTATACCGAG GGATGTCTGTCCGAAATCACCAAACTGAGTGAGCCAATATCCGAatatattttatcattttttgtcgtttttgcAGTTTTTGATTTAGCTGGATTGTTGTTGTCGGTGGCGATGTGTTGTGgcgtttaa